A genomic stretch from Bacillus sp. N1-1 includes:
- a CDS encoding DUF488 domain-containing protein, protein MKIYTIGHSNHSKEYFLDMLRDADINYVADIRAFPGSRKHPQYKSENMKEWLQEARIEYDHFPLLGGRRRQSSSVGVELNEGWKNPSFHNYADFTLTKDFIEGLKKLKTQAKKMNVAYMCSERHPARCHRLLVSNWLQANNWEVLHIIDDSKKTTKLVKHELGKWGAMPIIEEDGTVVYPSLYE, encoded by the coding sequence ATGAAAATATATACGATTGGGCATTCAAATCACTCAAAGGAATATTTTCTGGACATGTTGCGAGATGCTGACATTAACTACGTAGCGGACATCCGAGCATTCCCCGGAAGCCGGAAGCACCCCCAATATAAGAGCGAAAATATGAAGGAATGGCTTCAGGAAGCAAGGATAGAATACGACCACTTTCCTCTTCTCGGTGGGAGACGCCGTCAGTCTAGCTCTGTTGGGGTTGAGTTGAATGAAGGCTGGAAAAATCCTTCATTTCACAATTACGCTGATTTTACGTTGACGAAAGATTTTATTGAAGGATTAAAGAAGCTTAAGACGCAGGCGAAGAAAATGAACGTGGCCTACATGTGTTCTGAACGTCATCCCGCCAGATGTCATCGTTTGCTCGTCAGTAATTGGTTACAGGCAAACAATTGGGAAGTTCTCCACATCATTGATGATTCTAAAAAGACAACAAAGCTAGTTAAGCATGAACTTGGAAAGTGGGGGGCTATGCCAATAATTGAAGAGGATGGTACCGTAGTGTATCCAAGTTTATATGAATAA
- a CDS encoding amino acid permease — protein MSKNRNASNTTSKDKEDLEWWQLALIGVGCTIGTGYFLGSTIGIKITGSSIVLSFILAAVGTYIVFNILAKMTAADPQKGSFCYYAGKAYGRWASFSCGWNYWFSNILIMGSQLIALALLSRFWFPHIPLWVFASGYAVLSVLIVMTGAKGFDKIENVLAIIKFAAIVMFIILAIAGLFGWIDGGEGSTQLSPEKTELFAKGFQGFWASLIYAFYAFGGIEVIGIMALQLHKKEDAPKAGKIMMISLTIVYVVSLVLAVSMVALDSFQLNESPFVTALAAYDLAFFPHVFNGAIIIAGFSTMTAALYGVTNLLQALAEEGDAPLLFAKKSEKFKELPLASMGLATSGLVASIVTALLLPEKTYEYITTAAGILLLYNWFFIISCSFRILNYKIRNKVVAYLGLLLILGAISGTLVKSELRPGFWVSFVFIAIIALVCLRLRKTWKKNSSSIKYY, from the coding sequence ATGAGTAAAAATAGGAATGCATCTAATACAACATCAAAAGATAAGGAAGATTTGGAATGGTGGCAGTTAGCGCTAATTGGAGTCGGCTGTACAATTGGAACAGGTTATTTTTTAGGTTCTACGATAGGTATTAAAATTACAGGATCTTCCATCGTTTTATCATTTATCCTTGCAGCCGTAGGTACTTATATCGTCTTTAACATTTTAGCGAAAATGACAGCGGCTGATCCGCAAAAAGGTTCTTTTTGCTATTATGCTGGCAAAGCATACGGAAGATGGGCGAGCTTTAGTTGTGGGTGGAATTACTGGTTTTCAAACATATTGATTATGGGCAGTCAATTAATTGCCCTTGCTCTCCTCTCTCGTTTTTGGTTTCCTCATATTCCACTTTGGGTTTTTGCGTCTGGTTATGCGGTCCTTTCTGTTTTGATCGTAATGACAGGCGCCAAAGGTTTCGATAAGATTGAGAATGTGCTTGCTATTATCAAATTTGCGGCGATAGTGATGTTTATTATTCTTGCAATTGCCGGTTTATTTGGATGGATCGATGGGGGAGAAGGATCAACTCAATTGTCACCGGAGAAAACTGAACTTTTTGCTAAGGGATTTCAAGGTTTTTGGGCTTCACTAATCTATGCTTTCTATGCTTTTGGAGGTATTGAAGTAATCGGAATCATGGCCCTGCAATTGCATAAGAAAGAAGATGCTCCTAAAGCTGGGAAAATCATGATGATCAGCTTAACGATCGTGTATGTAGTATCCCTTGTACTTGCCGTTTCAATGGTTGCGCTAGATTCCTTCCAATTAAATGAAAGTCCTTTTGTAACTGCTTTAGCAGCATATGATCTTGCTTTCTTCCCGCACGTTTTCAATGGGGCAATTATTATCGCTGGTTTTTCCACAATGACCGCAGCGTTATATGGCGTAACGAATTTGCTACAGGCTTTAGCTGAAGAGGGAGATGCTCCTTTATTGTTTGCTAAAAAGAGTGAGAAGTTCAAGGAATTACCACTCGCTTCTATGGGACTTGCTACAAGTGGTTTAGTGGCCTCAATTGTTACAGCACTACTGCTTCCAGAAAAAACTTATGAGTACATCACAACTGCTGCTGGAATTTTACTTTTATACAATTGGTTTTTTATTATTTCATGCTCTTTTCGCATCCTAAACTATAAGATCAGGAATAAAGTAGTTGCCTACTTAGGTCTTTTATTAATTTTGGGTGCCATCAGCGGCACCCTCGTAAAAAGTGAGCTTCGTCCAGGCTTCTGGGTAAGTTTTGTTTTTATCGCTATTATTGCACTTGTATGCTTAAGACTAAGGAAAACATGGAAAAAGAACAGCAGTTCGATCAAATATTATTAA
- a CDS encoding MFS transporter, giving the protein MTLGNSMLIPVLPLIEKKLRISSFQVSLIITVYSIVAIVLIPIAGYLSDRFGRKVIMIPCLVIAGIGGGVSGWASWQMNDPFNMILVGRVLQGIGSAGAAPVVIPLIGDMFSKDKEITAGLGTIETSNTIGKVLSPIIGATLASFIWYLPFWFIPFFSLISVLLVLFLVKIPEQDTKQQSVAEFIKCVRDTFAKKGKWLFAIFMIGCIIMFVLFGVLFYLSDTLEKYHQIKGVKKGVFLAIPLLFLSISSFVSGKKIGQQKKMMKYVIAGGMMILALSFVALRLQHSFLFLLLFLVFSGIGIGAALPCLDALITEGIKKEERGTITSFYSAMRFIGVAAGPPVYASVMSISDHLVFYLSGGISLVAFLIVLFFINPGEKKENRIKYA; this is encoded by the coding sequence ATGACACTGGGCAATTCAATGCTAATCCCAGTATTACCCTTAATTGAAAAGAAACTAAGAATATCATCATTTCAGGTTTCATTAATTATTACGGTCTATTCAATTGTAGCCATTGTATTAATTCCTATTGCTGGATACTTATCAGATCGTTTCGGCAGAAAAGTGATTATGATACCATGTCTGGTTATAGCAGGAATTGGGGGGGGCGTATCAGGTTGGGCTTCTTGGCAAATGAACGATCCTTTTAACATGATTCTGGTGGGAAGAGTTTTACAAGGAATAGGATCCGCTGGGGCTGCACCAGTTGTTATCCCTCTAATTGGTGATATGTTTAGTAAGGATAAAGAGATTACGGCTGGGTTAGGCACTATTGAAACCTCGAATACCATAGGAAAGGTATTAAGTCCGATTATAGGTGCTACGTTGGCATCTTTCATATGGTACTTACCGTTTTGGTTTATCCCATTTTTTAGTTTAATTAGTGTTTTGCTTGTTCTTTTCTTAGTGAAAATTCCTGAACAAGACACCAAACAACAATCTGTTGCTGAATTCATCAAATGTGTTAGAGATACGTTTGCGAAAAAAGGGAAATGGCTTTTCGCTATTTTTATGATTGGATGTATTATTATGTTTGTCTTATTTGGAGTGCTCTTTTATCTTTCAGACACTCTGGAAAAGTACCATCAAATCAAAGGGGTTAAAAAGGGAGTCTTTCTTGCAATCCCTCTGCTTTTTCTATCAATAAGTTCTTTTGTTTCAGGAAAAAAAATTGGACAACAGAAAAAAATGATGAAATATGTCATCGCTGGAGGCATGATGATCTTAGCTCTTTCATTCGTTGCCTTAAGATTACAACACTCTTTTCTCTTTTTACTGCTGTTCCTCGTATTCAGCGGAATCGGAATTGGGGCAGCACTTCCATGTCTTGATGCTTTAATTACAGAAGGAATCAAAAAAGAAGAACGTGGTACGATTACCTCTTTTTATAGTGCCATGAGATTTATAGGAGTTGCAGCTGGCCCTCCGGTCTATGCTTCAGTTATGTCTATATCGGATCATCTTGTCTTTTATCTCTCGGGTGGAATCAGTCTAGTTGCTTTTCTTATCGTACTTTTCTTTATAAACCCAGGGGAGAAAAAGGAGAATAGAATTAAATATGCTTGA
- a CDS encoding manganese catalase family protein, producing MFFHVKELQYRAKPDRPDPVYAKKLQEVLGGQYGEISVMMQYLFQGWNCRGDQKYRDMLLDIGTEEIAHVEMLATMIAQLLDSAPVEEQENAAKDPVIKSIMGGMNPQHAIVNGLGASPNDSVGYPWSARYTISSGNLLTDFRANLNAESQGRLQVVRLYEMTDDAGVRDMLSFLIARDTMHQNQWAAAIAEIEEKEGLVVPSTFNREYELQDVSYKFINCSAGDESKLGRWASGPSMDGKGEFSFDSNPKPSGQAPQLTPAPSYIHGTPPDPNK from the coding sequence ATGTTTTTCCATGTGAAAGAACTTCAATATCGCGCCAAACCAGACCGACCAGATCCTGTGTATGCAAAAAAACTTCAAGAAGTACTGGGTGGTCAATATGGTGAAATATCCGTAATGATGCAGTATCTATTTCAAGGATGGAATTGTCGAGGAGACCAAAAATACCGAGACATGCTACTTGATATAGGAACGGAAGAAATCGCTCATGTTGAGATGTTAGCCACCATGATTGCACAGTTACTAGACAGTGCGCCTGTTGAGGAACAAGAAAATGCTGCGAAAGATCCCGTTATTAAAAGCATTATGGGGGGAATGAATCCGCAACATGCGATTGTTAATGGTTTAGGGGCAAGTCCGAATGACAGTGTTGGCTATCCTTGGAGTGCTCGCTACACCATTTCAAGCGGCAACTTACTGACTGACTTTCGCGCTAATTTAAATGCTGAAAGTCAAGGCAGACTTCAAGTCGTTCGATTATATGAAATGACTGATGATGCTGGTGTGAGAGATATGCTTTCGTTTCTTATAGCACGAGATACCATGCATCAGAATCAGTGGGCTGCTGCTATTGCTGAAATAGAAGAAAAAGAAGGATTGGTCGTTCCTTCAACGTTCAACAGGGAATATGAACTACAGGATGTCTCTTATAAATTTATCAATTGTTCTGCGGGTGATGAAAGTAAGCTAGGTCGTTGGGCAAGTGGACCATCAATGGACGGAAAAGGAGAATTCTCATTCGACTCTAATCCTAAACCTTCAGGACAAGCACCCCAACTTACACCAGCACCAAGCTACATTCATGGCACACCTCCGGATCCTAACAAATAA
- a CDS encoding LysE family transporter, whose protein sequence is MGIFLSYIFLGLSLAAPIGPINAAQINQGIKNGFFHSWLIGLGSIVADLCFILGVFFGVVHFLEIPLMKTFLWLFGSFVLFYTAFENLGSSTQITEPVRNKDSLSKTFMSGFLLSITNPLSILFWLGIYGSVLANTINRYDYLHLVMYGGAIILGLMIWDITMATLSSSFGKVLNDQVLKIISILSSLSLIGFAIYFGYQAFILLF, encoded by the coding sequence TTGGGTATATTTCTTAGTTATATCTTTCTTGGTTTATCATTAGCCGCCCCTATTGGACCAATTAATGCTGCTCAAATTAATCAAGGAATTAAGAATGGTTTTTTTCATTCATGGTTAATTGGATTAGGTTCTATTGTTGCGGATCTTTGTTTTATTCTTGGGGTATTTTTTGGAGTTGTCCACTTTTTAGAAATCCCCTTAATGAAAACGTTTTTGTGGCTTTTTGGTTCATTTGTCCTTTTCTATACCGCATTCGAAAATTTAGGAAGCTCCACTCAAATAACTGAGCCGGTAAGAAATAAAGATTCCTTAAGTAAAACATTTATGAGTGGTTTCCTATTATCCATTACTAATCCCCTTTCTATCCTTTTTTGGTTAGGTATATATGGGTCAGTTTTAGCAAATACAATTAACCGTTATGATTATCTCCATTTAGTCATGTACGGAGGCGCAATTATACTCGGATTAATGATATGGGATATTACCATGGCAACATTATCTAGTAGTTTCGGAAAGGTACTAAACGATCAGGTACTTAAAATAATTTCAATCTTGTCCAGTTTAAGCCTCATCGGGTTTGCTATTTACTTTGGGTACCAAGCATTCATTTTATTATTTTGA
- a CDS encoding DUF1524 domain-containing protein, which produces MTRLKVYDPSDLDIDHMVPLAEAWRSGASSWSTEKREDFANDLDGPHLIAVTASSNRSKGDQDPSTWKPTRYSAHCGYAKWWINTKYVYDLHLQSSEKSALQSMLNTCSY; this is translated from the coding sequence ATGACCCGTCTGAAGGTGTATGACCCGTCTGATCTCGATATCGATCACATGGTTCCGTTAGCAGAGGCATGGCGTTCAGGAGCAAGTAGTTGGAGCACAGAAAAGCGAGAGGATTTCGCGAATGACCTTGATGGTCCGCATCTTATTGCAGTAACGGCAAGCAGCAACCGCTCCAAGGGTGACCAGGACCCGTCTACCTGGAAGCCAACCCGTTATAGCGCTCACTGCGGGTATGCAAAGTGGTGGATCAATACTAAGTATGTCTATGATCTACACCTTCAGTCTTCAGAGAAATCTGCTCTTCAAAGCATGTTGAATACATGTAGTTATTAA
- the hmpA gene encoding NO-inducible flavohemoprotein: MLNENTIKIVKSTAPVLQEHSQEIGERFYELLFSRVPDLYNMFNQTNQKLGTQQGALAYGVYLAGANIDNLEEIESMVERVTEKHRALGVQPEQYPIVGETLLEAVKDVLGDTATDEIIDAWGEAYTAIADIFIETEAKLYEQTEQKRGGWIGNRSFYVDRKVKESDIITSFYLKPEDGGPIPSYKPGQYLTLEANIEGEKYSHMRHYSLSDAPNKDYYRISVKREDAVNDAPAGIVSNYLHNDISEGDTLSIAAPAGDFTYTTEDQPIVLLSGGVGITPMLSMLNSLVENGSNREITFIHAAQNSKVHAIGEHVEKLAKENQNISYYVCYSDPTEQDRAELRFDKEGLIDLDWLKSVLTDHQKDFYFCGPLPFLKSINESLKEWGVPAERRHYELFSPVSTIEEE; encoded by the coding sequence ATGCTGAACGAAAATACGATTAAGATCGTCAAATCAACTGCTCCGGTATTGCAGGAACATAGCCAGGAGATCGGGGAAAGATTCTATGAATTGTTATTTTCACGCGTTCCAGATCTATACAACATGTTTAACCAAACGAATCAAAAATTAGGTACTCAACAAGGAGCTCTTGCGTACGGTGTTTATTTAGCTGGAGCCAATATTGATAATCTAGAAGAAATCGAGTCAATGGTAGAGAGAGTGACTGAAAAACACCGGGCACTAGGTGTCCAGCCTGAACAATACCCGATTGTAGGGGAAACGTTGCTTGAAGCAGTTAAAGATGTTCTAGGCGATACTGCAACAGACGAGATTATCGATGCCTGGGGGGAAGCTTACACAGCTATTGCAGATATTTTCATTGAAACAGAAGCTAAGCTCTACGAACAAACAGAGCAGAAACGTGGTGGATGGATCGGAAATCGTTCTTTCTATGTCGATCGAAAGGTGAAAGAAAGCGACATTATTACTTCTTTTTATTTAAAACCGGAGGACGGTGGTCCTATCCCGTCTTATAAACCTGGTCAGTATTTGACGTTAGAAGCCAATATAGAGGGCGAAAAATATTCTCATATGAGGCATTATAGTTTGTCAGATGCTCCTAATAAAGATTATTACCGAATTAGCGTTAAACGTGAGGATGCCGTAAACGATGCACCAGCCGGAATAGTATCAAACTATCTTCATAATGATATTTCTGAAGGTGACACATTATCTATTGCAGCACCAGCAGGGGATTTCACCTATACAACTGAAGACCAACCGATTGTGTTGCTTAGTGGAGGTGTAGGAATTACACCGATGTTGAGCATGCTGAATAGCCTGGTCGAAAACGGTTCCAATCGTGAAATCACGTTCATTCACGCTGCTCAAAATAGCAAAGTACATGCAATAGGGGAACACGTAGAGAAGTTAGCGAAAGAAAATCAGAACATTTCTTATTATGTATGTTATTCCGATCCAACTGAACAGGATCGCGCTGAGCTTCGCTTTGATAAAGAAGGATTGATTGATTTAGATTGGCTTAAATCGGTCTTAACTGATCATCAAAAAGACTTTTACTTTTGTGGTCCACTTCCCTTCTTGAAATCGATAAATGAATCGCTTAAAGAATGGGGAGTACCAGCAGAGAGACGTCATTATGAGTTATTCAGTCCTGTTAGTACAATTGAGGAAGAATAG